From a single Planctellipticum variicoloris genomic region:
- a CDS encoding iron-sulfur cluster assembly protein — MSDFELAAVSGEIPPGGRKSIFVDDLPALLIRIENRYFAVEDVCTHDGQPLTDGQIIDCQIVCPRHGARFDLATGKPTRMPATSAIRTFAVEVRTDGVYVSPDAPPAEPEAAAVAASIPAATPIAATAPVAGDSPVGAGVVVGDITDDAVIEALREVIDPELMINIVDLGLVYSVQQTEGKVGVEMTLTSPACPAGPQIIHQSRTAVERIPGVSEVEIKLTMSPPWSPDRMTDAARDQLGIF; from the coding sequence ATGTCAGACTTTGAACTCGCCGCCGTCTCCGGAGAAATCCCGCCGGGCGGCCGGAAAAGCATTTTTGTCGATGATCTGCCGGCGCTGCTGATCCGGATCGAAAACCGCTACTTCGCCGTCGAAGACGTCTGCACGCACGACGGTCAGCCCCTCACCGACGGCCAGATCATCGATTGCCAGATCGTCTGCCCCCGACACGGCGCCCGCTTCGATCTGGCGACGGGCAAGCCGACGAGGATGCCCGCCACCTCGGCAATCCGCACCTTCGCCGTCGAAGTCCGCACCGACGGCGTCTACGTCAGCCCGGATGCACCGCCCGCCGAACCCGAAGCAGCCGCCGTCGCAGCCTCCATTCCCGCGGCCACCCCGATTGCTGCGACTGCTCCGGTTGCAGGGGATAGCCCTGTCGGGGCGGGAGTCGTCGTCGGGGACATCACCGATGACGCCGTCATCGAAGCGCTCCGGGAAGTCATCGACCCCGAGCTGATGATCAACATCGTCGACCTGGGACTCGTCTACTCCGTCCAGCAGACCGAAGGCAAAGTCGGCGTCGAGATGACCCTCACCAGCCCGGCCTGTCCCGCCGGACCGCAGATCATTCATCAGTCGCGAACCGCCGTCGAGCGAATTCCCGGCGTCAGCGAAGTCGAGATCAAGCTCACCATGTCGCCCCCGTGGTCGCCCGACCGCATGACAGACGCCGCCCGCGATCAGTTGGGAATTTTTTAA
- a CDS encoding thiol-disulfide oxidoreductase DCC family protein encodes MSVAVAFGPLDDAEITQLHRRIIFFDGVCGFCNASVDFVLSRDRAERFRFAPLQGETARQILAPKDTQNLHTLVLWVDDKTYRRTAAVVRILWHLGWLWRILAVLLWLIPWPLRDLGYLLVARNRYRLFGRKDTCRMPTPAERARFLP; translated from the coding sequence ATGTCGGTCGCCGTCGCGTTTGGACCGCTGGATGACGCTGAGATCACGCAGTTGCACCGTCGGATCATCTTCTTCGACGGGGTGTGCGGTTTCTGCAACGCCTCGGTCGACTTCGTTTTGTCGCGGGACCGCGCGGAGAGGTTCCGGTTTGCGCCGCTGCAGGGGGAGACCGCCCGGCAGATTCTGGCCCCGAAGGATACGCAGAACCTGCATACGCTGGTGCTGTGGGTAGATGACAAGACGTATCGGCGGACGGCGGCCGTGGTGCGAATTCTGTGGCACCTTGGCTGGTTGTGGCGGATTCTGGCGGTGCTGTTGTGGCTGATTCCGTGGCCGTTGCGGGATCTCGGCTATTTGCTGGTGGCGCGGAACCGGTATCGTTTGTTCGGCCGGAAGGATACGTGCCGGATGCCGACGCCTGCCGAACGCGCGCGGTTCCTGCCCTGA
- the sufD gene encoding Fe-S cluster assembly protein SufD — protein sequence MPAVTATAVAPWSADALEALVAARNEPVWVAERRRAAYETYIDLCTRELDPEEWKRIDLRAFRPEKFSLRADAAAEATFATLMADRGEFGGVVSHVDGVCRSATLDPGLAARGVIFGSLTQVILEHGELLKARLLAEEPADRFAALHAAFWTGGAVLYVPRGVEVAQPLSSLIGLTADGAADLSHTLVILEEGASATLLEETVSANPTAAGLHVGSVQLLLAPGSRLRYVQLQNWNQKTWHFARQSGHIGRDAFLQWTVGGLGARLAHINQQVHLDGRGAQAEVNGVTFATDRQLISYYTQQTHHAPDTRSDLLYKDVLRDRARVVWRGMIKVDKDAQQTDGYQRNDGLMMSDHCRVDAIPGLEIEADDVRCTHGATVGRVDEEQLFYCMCRGLARQEAMHMIVEGFFQRVYDRIPVELVRETLSQAVERKLGLGE from the coding sequence ATGCCCGCCGTGACTGCGACCGCCGTAGCTCCCTGGTCCGCCGATGCGCTCGAAGCCCTCGTGGCCGCCCGCAACGAACCCGTCTGGGTCGCCGAACGCCGGCGGGCCGCCTACGAAACCTACATCGATCTCTGCACCCGCGAGCTCGATCCCGAAGAGTGGAAGCGGATCGACCTGCGCGCCTTCCGTCCCGAGAAGTTCTCGCTCCGCGCGGACGCCGCTGCAGAAGCGACTTTCGCCACGCTGATGGCCGACCGCGGCGAGTTCGGCGGAGTCGTCTCGCATGTCGACGGCGTCTGCCGGTCCGCAACCCTCGACCCGGGCCTCGCCGCCAGAGGGGTGATCTTCGGCAGCCTGACGCAGGTCATCCTGGAACACGGAGAACTGCTGAAGGCCCGGCTGCTGGCCGAGGAGCCGGCCGACCGCTTCGCGGCCCTCCACGCCGCCTTCTGGACCGGCGGAGCCGTCCTCTACGTCCCGCGCGGCGTTGAAGTCGCCCAGCCGCTGTCGAGCCTGATCGGCCTCACCGCGGACGGAGCGGCAGATCTCAGTCATACGCTGGTGATTCTGGAGGAAGGAGCTTCCGCCACGCTGCTCGAAGAAACCGTCTCGGCAAATCCCACCGCCGCCGGTCTGCACGTCGGCTCGGTCCAGTTGCTGCTGGCCCCCGGATCCCGCCTGCGCTACGTGCAGCTCCAGAACTGGAACCAGAAAACCTGGCACTTCGCGCGCCAGTCGGGGCATATCGGCCGGGACGCATTCCTGCAGTGGACGGTCGGCGGGCTCGGAGCCAGGCTGGCCCACATCAACCAGCAGGTCCATCTGGACGGCCGCGGCGCTCAGGCCGAAGTCAACGGCGTCACCTTCGCCACCGACCGCCAGCTCATCTCGTACTACACCCAGCAGACCCACCACGCTCCCGACACCCGCAGCGACCTGCTCTACAAAGACGTCCTCCGCGATCGCGCCCGCGTCGTCTGGCGCGGCATGATCAAAGTCGACAAGGACGCCCAGCAGACCGACGGCTATCAGCGCAACGACGGCCTCATGATGAGCGACCACTGCCGTGTCGACGCCATCCCGGGCCTGGAAATTGAAGCCGACGACGTCCGCTGCACCCACGGCGCCACCGTCGGCCGGGTCGACGAAGAACAGCTCTTCTACTGCATGTGCCGCGGACTCGCCCGGCAGGAAGCGATGCATATGATCGTGGAAGGCTTCTTTCAGCGGGTCTACGATCGCATTCCGGTCGAACTGGTCCGGGAAACTCTCAGCCAGGCCGTGGAACGCAAACTGGGGCTCGGCGAGTAA
- a CDS encoding SMP-30/gluconolactonase/LRE family protein, with the protein MRLLICAAALAASLNVVVAEDRPAGPSLKVVWSVDKGLAVPESAHLDPETGFLFVSNIDGEGAKKDGNGYISKLTPQGEVIAAKWATGLDAPKGLRSAKGKLWISDIDQVVSISLADGKIVDRIAIEGAKFLNDVAAGPDGTVYVSDMPESKIYAISGGKATLFAEGEQLESPNGLLVDGDRLLLAAWGYAADFMPKTPGRLLSLDLKTKQVTPITKTPTGNLDGIELDGRGGYVVTDWAAGKVFHISASGEARVVGQFAKGTADHAYLPKEKLLILPQMMENRVVAYELAP; encoded by the coding sequence ATGCGTCTGTTGATTTGCGCTGCCGCGCTGGCGGCTTCGCTGAACGTGGTGGTGGCGGAAGACAGGCCGGCGGGGCCGTCATTGAAGGTTGTCTGGTCGGTCGACAAGGGACTGGCGGTGCCGGAGAGTGCGCATCTCGACCCGGAAACGGGGTTTCTGTTTGTGTCGAACATCGACGGCGAAGGGGCGAAGAAGGACGGGAACGGCTACATCTCGAAGCTGACTCCTCAGGGAGAGGTGATTGCTGCGAAATGGGCGACGGGGCTGGACGCGCCGAAGGGACTGCGGTCCGCGAAGGGGAAGCTGTGGATCAGCGACATCGACCAGGTCGTGTCGATCTCGCTGGCGGACGGGAAGATCGTGGACCGGATTGCGATTGAGGGGGCGAAGTTCCTGAACGATGTCGCGGCGGGGCCGGATGGGACCGTGTACGTGTCGGACATGCCGGAGAGCAAGATTTATGCGATCTCGGGCGGGAAGGCGACGCTGTTTGCTGAAGGGGAGCAGCTCGAAAGTCCCAACGGCCTGCTGGTGGATGGCGACCGGCTGCTGCTGGCTGCCTGGGGCTATGCCGCGGACTTCATGCCGAAGACGCCCGGTCGGCTGTTGTCGCTGGATCTGAAAACGAAGCAGGTGACGCCGATCACGAAGACGCCGACGGGGAACCTGGACGGGATCGAACTGGACGGCCGGGGGGGCTACGTTGTGACTGACTGGGCGGCGGGGAAAGTGTTCCACATTTCGGCGTCGGGAGAGGCGCGGGTCGTGGGCCAGTTCGCCAAGGGGACGGCGGACCATGCCTATCTGCCGAAAGAGAAGCTGCTGATTCTTCCGCAGATGATGGAGAATCGGGTTGTGGCGTACGAACTGGCGCCGTAG
- a CDS encoding DUF3500 domain-containing protein — MLNCPDCNPQDATPVTRRSFVKTVGATALAATAVPALARAAEDSASKPESLVKKLYDSLQPQQREEVAFAWDHTDDRGLLRLHVSNNWNITDPRVASGFFTKDQQDIIEAIFWDLYSPEWHDRIRKQLKDDAGGYGKEQSIAIFGEPGTGKFEFVMTGRHLTIRCDGDSTEHTAFGGPIFYGHAAQDFNEQPDHPGNVYWHQALKANELFKMLDGKQREQALVAKSPAERQVHFQPKPEDRPGVAIADLSADQKAHAQQILSLLLEPYRLSDQAEARKCLESKGGLDACKLAFFQEPDIGNDKLWDNWRLEGPAFVWHYRGAPHVHVWVNIADDQNVKITTKG; from the coding sequence ATGCTCAATTGCCCGGATTGCAATCCCCAGGACGCGACACCCGTCACTCGCCGCTCCTTCGTAAAAACCGTCGGCGCGACCGCCCTCGCCGCCACTGCAGTTCCCGCGCTGGCCCGTGCGGCCGAGGATTCCGCCAGCAAACCGGAATCCCTCGTCAAGAAACTCTACGACTCGCTCCAGCCTCAGCAGCGCGAAGAAGTCGCCTTCGCCTGGGACCACACCGACGACCGCGGCCTCCTCCGCCTGCACGTCTCCAACAACTGGAATATCACCGATCCCCGCGTCGCCAGCGGATTCTTCACGAAAGACCAGCAGGACATCATCGAAGCCATCTTCTGGGATCTCTATTCCCCGGAGTGGCACGACCGCATCCGCAAGCAGCTTAAAGACGACGCCGGCGGCTACGGCAAAGAACAGTCGATCGCCATCTTCGGCGAACCCGGCACCGGCAAGTTCGAATTCGTCATGACCGGCCGACACCTCACCATCCGCTGCGATGGCGACAGCACCGAGCATACAGCCTTCGGCGGCCCCATCTTTTACGGTCACGCCGCCCAGGACTTCAACGAACAGCCCGACCACCCGGGCAATGTCTACTGGCACCAGGCGCTCAAAGCCAACGAACTCTTCAAAATGCTCGACGGCAAGCAGCGGGAACAGGCCCTCGTCGCCAAGTCGCCCGCCGAACGCCAGGTCCACTTCCAGCCGAAGCCCGAAGACCGCCCCGGCGTCGCGATTGCAGACCTCAGCGCCGACCAGAAGGCCCACGCCCAGCAGATCCTCAGCCTGCTGCTCGAACCCTACCGCCTGTCGGATCAGGCCGAAGCCCGCAAGTGCCTCGAATCCAAAGGGGGCCTCGACGCCTGCAAGCTCGCCTTCTTCCAGGAACCCGACATCGGCAACGACAAACTCTGGGACAACTGGCGCCTCGAAGGCCCCGCCTTCGTCTGGCACTACCGCGGCGCCCCCCACGTCCACGTCTGGGTCAACATCGCCGATGACCAGAACGTCAAGATCACCACAAAGGGCTGA
- a CDS encoding Uma2 family endonuclease, whose product MSTAPACTYSVEEYLALERQSETRHQYYRGEIFAMTGGSFQHATIISNLVFRARSALRDSGCQALPSDMRVKCPSGLYTYPDVVVICGDPQLEDSYRDTLVNPLVIFEVLSPSTEAYDRSKKFESYRGIESLREYVLVAQDQMHVEHFVRQRDANHWDMHILRRAEEELSISNGQGRLKLSEIYENVEFAPANADSQPAN is encoded by the coding sequence ATGTCGACTGCACCCGCCTGCACGTATTCCGTCGAGGAATACCTCGCGCTCGAACGCCAGTCGGAGACGAGGCATCAGTATTACCGGGGTGAGATCTTCGCGATGACGGGAGGTTCGTTCCAGCACGCCACGATCATTTCGAATCTGGTGTTCAGAGCCAGAAGTGCTCTGCGCGACTCTGGTTGTCAGGCGCTGCCGAGCGATATGCGAGTGAAGTGTCCGTCCGGGCTGTATACCTACCCGGATGTTGTCGTGATCTGCGGCGACCCGCAATTGGAAGACAGCTACAGGGACACGCTCGTCAACCCGTTGGTGATTTTCGAAGTCCTGTCTCCGAGTACCGAAGCCTACGACCGAAGCAAGAAGTTTGAGTCCTACCGGGGAATCGAGTCGCTCCGTGAGTACGTGCTCGTTGCTCAGGACCAGATGCACGTCGAGCACTTCGTGCGTCAGCGCGATGCCAACCATTGGGATATGCACATTCTGCGACGCGCCGAAGAAGAACTTTCGATTTCGAATGGCCAAGGCCGCCTGAAACTGTCTGAGATCTACGAAAACGTCGAGTTCGCCCCCGCAAATGCGGACTCCCAACCTGCAAACTGA
- a CDS encoding SulP family inorganic anion transporter, whose translation MIESSLPAPAFSGFSRNLRADMTSGFLVFLIALPLCLAISLASGFPATAGVFSAIVGGLVTPWISNSELTIKGPAAGMIAIVLGCVLELGGGMSAEPEAALRAQQLTLGICVVAGLIQVGAALLRSGFISDLFPTAAVHGMLAAIGVIILAKQSHMVLGVTPHGKEPLHLLAEIPSSIMKANPEIAVIGVLSLILLFTWPLVKIAALKRIPGQILVLALAIPLGLLFDLDHTHTYSFAGAQHEISSKFLVNVPGSILNAIMRPDFSAVLTPVGMKWIVMFTLIGSLESLLSAKAVDVLDPMRRKTDINRDLLAVGTANTLVAFIGGIPMISEIVRSKANIDNGARSRFANMFHGLFLLILVATLPMLIHKIPLAALAAMLVYTGFRLAHPREFIHMYRIGPEQLLVFAGTMIGVLMTDLLVGVFIGLGLQILVHCFSGVSMASFFKSGVEVEELDDTTTCIRVNNSAVFSTWIGLNKAVMAVSPDRIVVLDLSAARVVDHSTMEKLHALQEDFQHVGRTLRLVGLDEHRGLSKHPLATRLKDATLSAKA comes from the coding sequence ATGATCGAGTCTTCTCTGCCAGCCCCGGCTTTTTCGGGATTCTCCCGGAACCTGCGGGCGGACATGACGTCCGGGTTTCTGGTGTTTTTGATCGCCTTGCCGTTGTGTCTGGCGATTTCGCTGGCCAGCGGTTTCCCGGCGACCGCGGGAGTGTTTTCCGCCATCGTTGGCGGCCTGGTGACGCCTTGGATCAGCAATTCGGAGTTGACGATCAAGGGGCCTGCGGCCGGGATGATCGCGATTGTGCTGGGCTGCGTGCTCGAACTGGGGGGCGGCATGTCCGCGGAACCGGAGGCGGCTCTGCGGGCTCAGCAGTTGACGTTGGGAATTTGCGTTGTGGCAGGACTGATTCAAGTCGGGGCTGCGCTGCTGCGGTCCGGCTTCATCAGCGATCTGTTTCCAACGGCGGCTGTCCACGGGATGCTGGCGGCGATCGGCGTGATCATTCTGGCCAAGCAGTCGCATATGGTGCTGGGGGTGACGCCGCACGGGAAAGAGCCTCTGCACCTGCTGGCGGAGATTCCCAGTTCGATCATGAAGGCCAATCCGGAAATCGCCGTGATCGGCGTGCTGTCGCTGATCCTGCTGTTCACGTGGCCGCTGGTGAAGATCGCTGCGCTGAAGCGGATTCCCGGTCAGATTCTGGTTCTGGCGCTGGCGATTCCACTGGGGTTGCTGTTCGACCTGGATCACACTCATACCTACAGCTTTGCCGGCGCGCAACACGAGATCTCCAGCAAGTTCCTCGTGAATGTGCCAGGCAGCATTCTCAACGCAATTATGCGGCCCGATTTTTCGGCGGTGCTGACTCCGGTCGGCATGAAGTGGATCGTGATGTTCACGCTGATCGGCTCGCTGGAGTCGCTGCTGTCCGCGAAGGCTGTGGACGTGCTCGACCCGATGCGCCGGAAGACGGATATCAATCGCGATCTGCTGGCGGTGGGGACGGCGAACACGCTGGTGGCCTTCATCGGCGGAATCCCGATGATCTCGGAGATCGTCCGCAGCAAGGCGAATATCGATAACGGCGCCCGCTCGCGATTTGCGAACATGTTCCACGGCCTGTTCCTGCTGATTCTGGTCGCGACGCTGCCGATGCTGATTCACAAGATCCCGCTGGCCGCGCTGGCGGCGATGCTGGTTTACACCGGATTCCGCCTGGCTCATCCGCGGGAATTCATTCACATGTACAGGATCGGGCCGGAGCAGTTGCTGGTTTTCGCCGGGACGATGATCGGCGTGCTGATGACGGACCTGCTGGTCGGCGTATTCATCGGTCTGGGGTTGCAGATCCTCGTGCACTGCTTCAGCGGCGTCTCGATGGCGTCGTTCTTCAAGTCCGGCGTGGAAGTTGAAGAACTCGACGACACGACAACGTGCATCCGCGTCAACAACTCGGCGGTCTTCTCGACCTGGATCGGATTGAACAAGGCCGTGATGGCGGTCAGTCCCGACCGAATCGTGGTGCTCGATCTCTCGGCGGCGCGCGTCGTGGATCACAGCACGATGGAGAAGCTGCATGCTCTGCAGGAAGACTTCCAGCACGTCGGCCGCACGTTGCGGCTGGTCGGGCTGGACGAGCACCGGGGGCTTTCCAAGCATCCGCTGGCGACTCGATTGAAGGACGCCACGCTGTCTGCGAAGGCCTGA
- a CDS encoding sulfatase gives MSLRFWLCSLVALCVFSVAEVRAADGLAGRRPNIILFIADDMAWDDSAPYGHPHIKTPSLARMAREGLRFDNAFLTCSSCSPSRCSIITGRYPHSTGASELHLPLPGDQVTFVEKLRESGYYTAAAGKWHLGNPTRKKFDTVVDGVDKWVSTLQGCPTDKPFFGWFAFVDPHRPYAANAIPEPHRPADVVVPPYLPDVPETRHDLALYYDEIARLDGMVGQVLDELQKRGQAENTLVLFISDNGRPFPRCKTTVYDSGIRTPCLAWWPGTLKPGSVTESLVSTVDLAPTFLELAGVELPATFQGESFLPMLQDPAAKTRDNIYAEHNWHDYSARERAVRSSQFKYIRNAWPDLPGTPPADAVRSETYVAMRRLRDAGTLPAEQSGCFLKPRPTEELYDVVNDPHELHNLAADPKFAQPLALMRQQLDGWEVATGDMEVKERRPDGFDRDTGEPLAGRK, from the coding sequence GTGAGTTTGCGTTTCTGGCTCTGCAGCCTGGTTGCGCTGTGCGTGTTTTCGGTTGCGGAAGTTCGGGCGGCCGATGGCCTTGCCGGACGACGGCCGAACATCATTCTGTTCATTGCCGACGACATGGCCTGGGACGACAGCGCACCGTACGGGCATCCGCACATCAAGACGCCGTCGCTGGCGCGGATGGCGCGGGAGGGGCTGCGGTTCGACAATGCGTTCCTGACCTGCAGTTCGTGCAGCCCGAGCCGGTGCAGCATCATCACTGGACGGTATCCGCACAGCACGGGGGCGTCGGAACTGCACCTGCCGTTGCCGGGGGACCAGGTGACGTTCGTCGAAAAGCTGCGGGAGTCCGGGTACTACACGGCCGCCGCCGGCAAGTGGCATCTGGGGAACCCGACGCGGAAGAAGTTCGATACGGTCGTCGATGGCGTCGACAAGTGGGTCAGTACGTTGCAGGGTTGTCCGACGGACAAGCCATTTTTCGGCTGGTTTGCGTTCGTCGATCCGCACCGGCCCTATGCGGCGAATGCCATTCCCGAACCGCATCGGCCGGCGGATGTCGTGGTGCCGCCGTACCTGCCGGACGTTCCGGAAACCCGGCACGATCTGGCGCTGTACTACGACGAGATCGCCCGGCTGGACGGCATGGTGGGACAGGTGCTGGACGAGTTGCAGAAGCGGGGGCAGGCGGAGAATACGCTGGTGCTGTTTATTTCCGACAACGGCCGGCCGTTTCCGCGGTGCAAGACGACGGTCTACGACAGCGGGATCCGGACGCCGTGCCTGGCGTGGTGGCCTGGCACGCTGAAACCGGGCAGCGTGACGGAGTCGCTGGTGAGCACGGTGGACCTGGCGCCGACGTTTCTGGAACTGGCCGGCGTCGAGCTGCCCGCGACGTTCCAGGGGGAGAGCTTTCTCCCCATGCTGCAGGATCCTGCGGCGAAGACGCGGGACAACATCTATGCGGAGCATAACTGGCACGACTATTCGGCTCGCGAGCGGGCCGTGCGGTCGTCGCAGTTCAAGTATATCCGGAATGCGTGGCCGGACCTGCCGGGGACGCCGCCGGCGGATGCGGTGCGGAGCGAGACGTATGTGGCGATGCGACGTTTGCGCGATGCGGGGACGCTGCCGGCGGAACAGTCGGGGTGCTTCCTGAAGCCACGGCCCACGGAGGAGCTGTATGACGTCGTGAACGATCCCCACGAACTGCATAATCTGGCGGCCGATCCAAAGTTCGCGCAGCCGCTGGCGCTGATGCGGCAGCAGCTCGACGGGTGGGAAGTCGCGACAGGAGACATGGAGGTCAAGGAACGCCGGCCGGATGGTTTTGACCGCGATACGGGTGAGCCGCTGGCGGGGCGGAAATGA
- a CDS encoding PQQ-binding-like beta-propeller repeat protein: MSVDDAVPVIGPKVPAWRFHRWWLPLGELTIAVVAQGILWQVFAEDRTYSAMSVLFVWPAAIFGVFLWWLLLSRYRWRVRFGVLGLVAAVFGVLAGLFRIDDADGDMKPIVVWRWAPRADVIAREYFARQQEPGTQSADLSPASESAWEVTGSDWPGYRGPQRDGIVRHGSLRRNWGEEPPKELWRHPVGAGWSSFAVVADRAFTQEQRDGEEVVVCYAIETGEQVWVHRDEVRFDHAIPMGGPGPRATPQVDGTRLYTVGATGVLNCLEAQTGKPIWQRKILQDAGGDQPAKNLEWGMSGSPLIAGELVIVNPGGTAGKSVAAYSKLTGEPVWQQGTHPAGYGSPRLETLHGVEQVLVFSGDGLGGHRLTDGQELWFVPWVNDPKVNAAQPIVLGDDSVVFGCGYGVGSARVRLTPQDDGPWKTEQVWKTNRLKPKFNDFVLKDGFLYGLDDGILTCVDVETGKPKWKKGRYNYGQLLLVDDVILVLSEQGDLALAPATPAVSEELAFFKGALPEGTTWNHPVLHRGKLLVRNGREAACFDVGEEKTTQPGAEGGGGG; the protein is encoded by the coding sequence ATGTCCGTTGACGATGCGGTCCCAGTTATTGGGCCAAAGGTTCCTGCGTGGCGGTTTCATCGCTGGTGGCTGCCGCTGGGCGAGCTGACGATCGCCGTCGTTGCTCAGGGGATTTTGTGGCAGGTGTTCGCCGAGGATCGGACGTATTCGGCGATGTCGGTGCTGTTTGTGTGGCCGGCGGCGATTTTCGGCGTCTTTCTGTGGTGGCTGCTGCTCTCGCGGTATCGCTGGCGGGTGCGGTTCGGCGTGCTGGGGCTGGTGGCGGCGGTCTTTGGCGTGCTTGCCGGGTTGTTCCGTATTGATGACGCCGATGGGGACATGAAGCCGATTGTCGTCTGGCGCTGGGCGCCGCGGGCGGATGTTATCGCGCGCGAGTATTTTGCCAGGCAGCAGGAGCCGGGGACACAGTCCGCGGACCTGAGCCCGGCGTCCGAATCGGCGTGGGAGGTGACCGGGAGCGACTGGCCGGGGTATCGGGGGCCGCAGCGGGATGGGATTGTCCGGCACGGATCGCTGCGGCGGAACTGGGGGGAGGAGCCGCCGAAGGAGTTGTGGCGACATCCGGTGGGGGCGGGCTGGTCGTCGTTTGCGGTGGTGGCGGACCGGGCCTTTACGCAGGAGCAGCGGGACGGCGAGGAAGTCGTGGTCTGCTACGCGATTGAGACGGGGGAGCAGGTCTGGGTGCACCGGGACGAGGTTCGCTTCGATCATGCGATTCCGATGGGAGGTCCCGGGCCGCGGGCGACGCCGCAGGTCGATGGAACTCGGTTGTATACGGTCGGTGCGACGGGGGTTCTGAACTGTCTGGAGGCTCAGACGGGGAAGCCGATCTGGCAGCGCAAGATTCTGCAGGATGCGGGTGGCGATCAGCCGGCGAAGAATCTGGAGTGGGGGATGTCGGGGTCGCCGTTGATTGCCGGCGAGCTGGTGATTGTGAATCCGGGCGGGACTGCGGGGAAGTCCGTTGCGGCGTACAGCAAGCTGACTGGAGAGCCGGTCTGGCAGCAGGGGACGCATCCGGCCGGTTACGGGTCGCCGCGGCTGGAGACTTTACACGGCGTCGAGCAGGTGCTGGTCTTCAGCGGCGACGGGCTGGGGGGGCATCGGCTGACCGACGGCCAGGAGCTGTGGTTTGTTCCGTGGGTCAACGACCCGAAGGTGAACGCCGCTCAGCCGATCGTGCTGGGAGACGACTCGGTGGTCTTTGGTTGCGGCTACGGCGTCGGTTCGGCCAGAGTCCGGCTGACTCCTCAAGATGATGGCCCGTGGAAGACGGAGCAGGTCTGGAAGACGAACCGGCTGAAGCCGAAGTTCAACGATTTCGTGTTGAAGGACGGGTTTCTGTACGGTCTCGACGACGGAATTCTGACGTGCGTGGATGTCGAGACTGGCAAGCCGAAGTGGAAGAAGGGGCGATACAACTACGGTCAGTTGCTGCTGGTCGACGATGTGATCCTGGTGCTGTCGGAGCAGGGGGATCTTGCGCTGGCGCCGGCGACGCCGGCGGTTTCTGAGGAACTGGCATTCTTCAAAGGGGCGCTGCCGGAGGGGACGACGTGGAATCATCCGGTGTTGCATCGGGGGAAGCTGCTGGTGCGGAACGGGCGCGAGGCGGCGTGCTTTGACGTGGGTGAGGAGAAAACGACTCAGCCCGGCGCCGAGGGGGGCGGCGGGGGCTGA